The genomic stretch ATAATAACTGCATCCCCAAATCCAAACCCACAAGCTGGGACATCTTCACCTCCAAAAGTGGACAGTAGTCTGTCATATCGTCCACCGCCACAAATAGCTCTCAGCTTTCCTTCTCGATCAAATCCCTGTAAAGAGAACCATGGTATCAGTTGAAAGCAAAAAAGTTATAGATTCTCTAGTTACTATGATATTAATATTCATTTATCCTGCTTATTCAAGACAAAAGGTCCGATATACTCATGCTAATAGATCAAAGATGTGCTCTCAGTGCATCATTAATGTGCAGGAGAGGAAGAGGGTTGCAAATGAAAGAAAGGGTGGTGAGTAGATAATTATATGGCTATATTATTAAGACAAAATAATGTGTTGAACATGTGCCATTCATACAAGACTAGAACCTAGATGGTCATGGTTCATCCTAGAAATTAGAACGGCCATGGTACAAAATTCCGCACTTGTTCAAGCCATTAACTATCAAGCTGACCTCTATGCTTTAACTCTGGTTAGTGGTAGTTATTATAAAACCTGCAGTGGTAAAGTATCACAATTCAAAAATATGCTTCCTACCTAACCAGTATGAGGTATATTGTTTAGAGACTGCAACTTCCCTCTAACCTATAAGAGTCATACTTAGAAAAGCCTCAGATGGTAGATTCATATGTGGAAGAAAGCTAACATAGTTTTCACTGGGATTACTTCAATTTAATCATGTAGTCACTTGTTTCAGATCTTAAATCTAGAGTTGCTAAATTACATTATCTCTACTTCATGGTATAACATTTATCGCCTTAGAGGACTTTAATAAGTTGAGGGTGTAATtattttgacaagttcaaactATTTATGGAAATCAAGTTTGCAATTAAAACATATAAAGATCTGTTTAACATCTATTTATACCTCAAAAACAATTCCAGTGTAGTAGGCTAGGCCACGGACAATGGATGCATCAAATTGGATCCACTCAGAATAACCGTACTTTTCAGCAAGTGAGAATAATTGCTTTAACTCAGCAAGGGCCTCAAATGAAGTGCCAAGTTTCTCTGTAATGATGCATAAGCAAACAAAATATTAAGATTGCAATTTCTTCATATGTATCGAAAAATAAAACTGTCTCAGTTTTAACAGTTTTATCTCATCTATCAGTCCCAAAGTTGACAAGTAACTTTTTGTAACTTCAGTCATCATCAGAAGTCTTTGACAAGATATCAACATACAGAAGAAATAAACCATAATTGCACTGGTCTACCCAACTTCTACATATCCAGCTCTCCTAACTCAATATAAGGTAGCcccttttctcttttcttaGCAGCCTCAAAATAGGATGATCAAACGCTAATCTCAATTTCTATGATGCCAAGCAAAACAaaaattcacattatcatgTCTAACATACTACCTTCCAACTCTTCCAAGGATTTCACTGTAAGGATTTGTAGTAGCTCTTCAACCGCCTGCTCTGATAACTCAGCAGCCATGAGCTCATTTTTTATGTCATCCATGGGAATCTTCTCCAACTGTTTAGAACGAAAAAACAACCAAATAAACACGTAACAAGACAGGTCAGAGAATATAATATTAAACTCAGCATGAGAAAGATGGATGGAAATAAGATGCAAAAGTGTTTATTATTAAATGTGTGTGCATATACACATGACCATTTCAATTATCGAACTGACCTTGTCTATTGTTACACAAACCCTACCAAATAAGGTATCTGGTACTGAGTAGCGTCGGAGCACTTCTTGCAAAACCTGCAAAAAAGGTAAGAATGACAATATATTAAGGCAAATCATCACTGCACAAAAAAAGGAACAGAACAAAATTTCTATTGGTAATATTATACCCCACTCTGGTGGTTAGAAAGGTTTTCACTTAATGTCAGAAGTCTGAACCACAAACTTTGAACTAAAAGATAAGTGATTTAGTTTCATTAAATCAACCTTCATAGCAATGCCTCCCCGCCCGAACCCAACCAAAAACAGAAAGGGAAAGGGGAAAAAGAATCATATAAATTCTAATTTTCAATATCCTGGACTCCAAGTATACATCTAAATGAAAAAACATCTACCTTCATACCTTCCGACTTGAAACTTTAAACCCAACATCTGATGCTGTAATTCCAATGCGTTTGAAAAAGGTAACAATGGAAGAAATCAGCTCTGCCTCAGCCTGATAGTGAATGGATCAtcagaaaaaatatataatttaatcatAGAGCTCTGACTTGGGATTGGATGGCACTGAGAACCTAGATATGCGACAAAATAGAAGATAGTGATACTGCACATCACATATTCAGGTTACTATAGTTTGAAATCAGTCATGTTCAAATATTGATCGTGAAGTAAATTAGAATCCCTATACGCACAATTCCAAATAATTCCAGACCAGATAACATGTTTaaagttcaaaaataaaattgtctAAATTCAATATAATTGAGAAAACTAAGACGAAAATTAGTCTTGCTAGACTAGGCAGGGTACAATTTGAGAAAAATAGATAACTCCCTTACAGTTGTAGTAGTAAGTGACAGAGCAAATAATCTTCACTCTTAGATGGACTTAGGTTCTACATAGCCTTTATGCGGATCTACTCAAAGGAATGTGGTAACCATAAAAAGCTCTGAGATAATTAGTTAACTTACCGTAACATTAGGTACACCAATAATATCCATGTTCCATTGGTAATGCTCACGACGGCGTCCCCTGGTCATTCGCTCATATCGCCAGCACTGTCCAATGGCAAACCATTTTAGCGGAAGGGATACTGATTTTCTGGACAGAAAGAAAAAACAAGGAGATCAAAATCTGGCATCTGTACCTGAGGCTGGATACAAGAATTAGCAAACAAATAACTATCGCTAGCACattcaaatatttttggaaaaagaaTGTCTGGAACCACAGTGGTCCTTAAGTTACCGAATATAGTGAAAGATGAGATATAAGATTTCAAAAACTTACCCTTTCTGTAGCACTAGTCTCGCTAGAGAAGGAGTGAGTTCTGGTCTTAATGCTACTCTACGATTTCCCCGATCCTCAAAGCAATAAAGCTTCGCCCATACAAGAAGAAAGAATATTATAAGTAACCTGGTGAAAAAATTACGAACTCTGTCATACAAATGTCGTCTTGAGATTTTGAAGTCTTCATATGCATTTCAGGTTTCTAACAAAGTTTAATTTCAGAAAAACTTTAAAACCACCTAGGTTATTGAGCATAAAGACTTCTATTCCTCCTACAATACTAGAGACTAAAGAATAAAGATAAACAACAAATTCTACTAAACAAAGGACTCCTGCTCGGAAGATAATAACCAACAACTAAAGATAAGGATGCCACCACAGATGATAGTTATCACACATCAGCTTATCGCCTTTTAATTCGACATTAGAATGAAATACTTATTGAGTCAATTGACTTCACTAAGCTAACACAGAAAGAAAACAGCATATGTATCAATTTATCATGGAACTAAAACAAGAAGAACCTGGTCCTTGATTTCCTCCCCAGCTTTTCTCACAAACAGTGCCTCCGACTCGAGCACGGGAAAATCAACCTCTTCAAAACCGAATAGCTGCGATACCTAAAATATTCAACAATCCGCACAATTGAGACTACATCCTTCAATATAATAGCTCAAAAGCCTTCACTATTGCATAGCGGAGAAATCGCATTAACAATATCTTCAGGTAAAGTTATCCCAAGGTGTTAATTTCGTCCAAACAGTGCATAACATAGAACCAAATAACtcaattttcataattttcgaaaattaccTCCCTGAAATTCTGAAACAGCCAAGTGCGCATCCGCATTTCTTCAGGAGGGAAATCTCGAGTTCCCTTGGGCGGATTAACGTCGATTTTCTGCGTGAAATCAGAAGAAGGCGGGGGGGAAGCGAGAGAGCTGGATCGACCGATTCGGGCATTATCTAGTTCAGAGTAGGAGGCGGAAGTGGACAGAGCTTTGACTTTGAAAAAAGGTGGAGCTTCCTTGGGCAGAGGGTGGCGAAGAGAGCGGaggaaggcggcggcggcggaggggtgGCGGTAATGGATAAGGAAGGAACAGTTGGTTATCGCACGCATTTTGCCTCGACCCACTCAGGACTCAGCTCACCAGTCAGcgcaaaaaattaaattaaattaaattaaattaaattaaattaaattaaaatgtgaGAGAAATAGTGAGAGAGTTGATCAATGACGTAATAACACggtgaaattatttattttattgagcatcaccaatggcggacgtccgcgcggaattcccaccggcgtgcgggaattccgtggcggacatCCGTCATTGCGCGTCCCAGGCACGGATATGGAATTCCACGAAAGAATTGGCAGTTCCGCGGCATTCAGCGGAATTCCGTGCGggagtccgccattgcggaatTCCGctttttttcattaaatatatttttttttccggAATTCCGCTATTGTGCAGTTGGAATCCGTATGACATGGCAtggcagtgggaagtccgtatgacgtggcagcaagtgtttttgagaagtccgccgGGAATTCTGCTCCAATGCTGATGCtcttagtactccctccatcattAATTGGCATCGGTTGACTTACATGAGTTTTAAAAGATAGAGTAGAaaatgagtggaaaaagttagttgaatgtgagtattacttttatatattaattttatagaaataataaaatgagagtgaAATGAGTTATCAAATATCAGCCTTCTATCTCACtatctctatattttatttaattgttgatcaaatataaaataacaaaaatgaaataaattgaaaaaaaatatagaaaaacaattttaaatgataaataataccccctccgttccatagcaataaagtcattttgtcattatggtacgttccatagtaatagagtcatttccctttttagtaaaagtcaacacatttttccacccCTACTTTAGAGCATCTACAGtggttctggacatgcaatagccctcccatagccttgccactgccacatcatcagcactaaaatcctcttgccacatcatctggacatgcaactggacaagcaactggacatgcaatagcacAACCACATCACTCAATtatgaaaaacaaacaattaacaatcacacaaaatacggaattaaatatacgacacatatacgcgaaaatatactattttcatttaaattaaaaagtacatttaaaaaaattacataattttaaataaaaactaacgccttgcaatcctccgcgcacacaactcttcaattaaatcctttttgagtcgaatatgagcatccgtttgacgcttggaggagggcttcttcatcgtgaggtaccccaccttgtacgttggcggcggcgacgccgtggtttggacctgcttcattatcgtcgttggcccaattagtcagttgaacaccttcatcttcgacaatcatgttatgcatgataatacaagcatacattatatcagcaatgcagtcgacattccacaaacgcgttggtcccttaactgcagcccatcgagcctgaag from Salvia splendens isolate huo1 chromosome 4, SspV2, whole genome shotgun sequence encodes the following:
- the LOC121801391 gene encoding histidine--tRNA ligase, chloroplastic/mitochondrial-like, with the translated sequence MRAITNCSFLIHYRHPSAAAAFLRSLRHPLPKEAPPFFKVKALSTSASYSELDNARIGRSSSLASPPPSSDFTQKIDVNPPKGTRDFPPEEMRMRTWLFQNFREVSQLFGFEEVDFPVLESEALFVRKAGEEIKDQLYCFEDRGNRRVALRPELTPSLARLVLQKGKSVSLPLKWFAIGQCWRYERMTRGRRREHYQWNMDIIGVPNVTAEAELISSIVTFFKRIGITASDVGFKVSSRKVLQEVLRRYSVPDTLFGRVCVTIDKLEKIPMDDIKNELMAAELSEQAVEELLQILTVKSLEELEEKLGTSFEALAELKQLFSLAEKYGYSEWIQFDASIVRGLAYYTGIVFEGFDREGKLRAICGGGRYDRLLSTFGGEDVPACGFGFGDAVIIELLKDRGLLPELSPQVQNIVCSLGQDLRGAASLVAARLREKGQTVDLVLENKPLKWAFKRAARVNAQRLIIVGSSEWEKGMVGVKLLSSGEQYEIRIEELE